A single Eleginops maclovinus isolate JMC-PN-2008 ecotype Puerto Natales chromosome 5, JC_Emac_rtc_rv5, whole genome shotgun sequence DNA region contains:
- the ankrd49 gene encoding ankyrin repeat domain-containing protein 49, with the protein MEFPEDFNQLELLNTHGDLIPRGASSLWTESKDEEDEVDEDETDQSEEWYLEKEETLKHLPKVLILWAAENNRVSTIHRLITADPLLVHSCDEDGYTPLHRAAYSGHVDAVSALIAAGSKVNPRTNDGWTPLHSACRWSRVKVASFLLKHGAELNAQTNGGLTALHLAASDTTAFGTDSPHTLELLLSQRHLRSELCSGSGETAREIARRTSPHHVLFEMVEDCVNGAPIS; encoded by the exons ATGGAGTTTCCTGAAGATTTCAATCAACTTGAGCTTCTGAATACACATGGAGACCTGATCCCCCGAGGAGCCAGCAGCCTGTGGACCGAAAGCAAGGATGAGGAGGACGAGGTGGATGAAGACGAGACCGACCAAAGCGAGGAGTGGTATCTTGAGAAAGAGGAAACTCTCAAACACCTCCCAAAGGTTCTGATTCTGTGGGCTGCAGAAAACAATCGC GTTTCCACCATCCACAGGCTGATAACTGCTGATCCGTTGCTGGTGCACAGCTGCGATGAGGATGGATACACTCCACTGCACCGTGCGGCGTACAGCGGCCATGTTGACGCGGTCTCTGCTTTAATCGCTGCTGGGTCAAAGGTGAACCCTCGCACCAATGACGGCTGGACGCCCCTTCATAGTGCCTGCCGCTGGAGCCGCGTCAAAGTGGCAAGTTTTCTCCTGAAACATGGAGCCGAACTGAATGCCCAGACCAACGGTGGGCTCACTGCGCTACACCTGGCCGCCTCAGACACCACCGCCTTCGGGACAGACTCTCCTCACACGTTGGAGCTCCTGCTCTCTCAGCGACACCTGAGGTCGGAGCTGTGTAGCGGCAGTGGGGAGACTGCCAGGGAGATAGCCCGACGCACAAGCCCACATCACGTCCTGTTTGAGATGGTAGAAGACTGCGTCAATGGGGCACCCATTTCATGA
- the gpr83 gene encoding G-protein coupled receptor 83, whose product MRAVSVSLCVVIWMCSPDTAVAAGRTPNDSSLLGEEMFSYTDHLLSVSEHLDNRTSGSFLLDFDEGMLEDWRSLASKKRSGGESQDGGIKALLVAAYSLIIVISLFGNTLVCHVVVKNKRSLSATSLFIMNLAVADIFITVLNTPFTLVRFVNSTWVFGRTMCHISRFVQYCSLHVSTLTLTAIALDRRQVILHPLRPRMSPAQGGVWVAVIWIMAGCFSLPHAIYQKLLTFTYSKEKERSLCVPDFPEPSDVYWQCIDLLTFILLYMLPLLIITASYTTVACRLWHHNAIGDTTTAQHAAQKRKRRRTLAMLLLVVGVFAVCWFPLNCYVVLLSSQAIHSSNALYFCFHWLAMSSTCYNPFIYCCLNPTFRQELRLLFTMCRRKRRAVVGLEPELRPVAAPCHRTAWPDTNQSSRPGRALSHPGNSSSQQSHASSSQSQNLKDTHVLFIARQVLTGRTDILSVEPIVAVS is encoded by the exons ATGAGAGCTGTTTCTGTTAGTTTATGTGTGGTGATCTGGATGTGCAGCCCTGACACGGCAGTAGCTGCAGGACGCACACCCAACGACTCTTCACTTCTGGGAGAGGAGATGTTTTCTTACACGGACCACTTACTGAGCGTTTCGGAGCATTTGGATAACCGGACGTCTGGGTCTTTCCTCCTGGATTTCGACGAGGGGATGCTGGAGGACTGGCGCTCTCTGGCCAGTAAGAAGCGCAGCGGCGGAGAGTCGCAGGACGGCGGGATCAAGGCGCTGCTGGTGGCCGCATACTCACTGATCATAGTGATCTCCCTGTTTGGGAATACTCTGGTGTGCCATGTGGTGGTGAAAAACAAGCGCTCCCTGTCCGCTACCAGCTTATTTATTATGAACCTGGCTGTGGCTGATATCTTCATTACTGTCCTCAACACGCCCTTCACCCTG GTCCGGTTTGTGAACAGCACCTGGGTGTTTGGGAGGACAATGTGTCACATCAGTCGCTTTGTACAGTACTGCTCCCTGCACGTCTCCACTCTCACGCTCACTGCCATCGCTCTGGACCGTCGCCAG GTAATTTTGCACCCTCTGAGACCTCGCATGTCCCCGGCACAAGGCGGTGTTTGGGTCGCTGTTATCTGGATAATGGCCGGCTGCTTCTCCCTACCTCATGCAATCTACCAAAAACTCCTCACTTTTACATACAG TAAGGAAAAGGAGCGCAGCCTGTGTGTCCCAGACTTCCCAGAGCCATCAGATGTCTACTGGCAGTGTATTGACCTCCTGACATTCATCTTACTTTACATGCTTCCCCTTCTCATCATCACTGCCTCATACACCACAGTGGCCTGCCGGCTGTGGCACCACAACGCCATCGGTGACACAACAACAGCTCAGCACGCTGCCCAGAAGAGAAAGAGGCGGCGAACATTGGCCATGTTGCTCCTGGTGGTCGGGGTATTTGCTGTCTGCTGGTTCCCACTTAACTGCTATGTGGTGCTACTGTCCAGCCAGGCCATCCACTCCTCTAACGCCCTGTACTTCTGCTTTCACTGGCTGGCTATGAGCTCCACCTGCTACAACCCTTTCATCTACTGCTGTCTGAATCCCACCTTCCGCCAGGAGCTGAGGCTTCTCTTCACCATGTGCAGGAGGAAACGTCGGGCGGTGGTGGGGTTGGAGCCGGAGCTACGCCCTGTAGCTGCTCCATGTCACAGGACTGCTTGGCCCGACACCAACCAGTCCTCGAGACCCGGACGTGCTTTGTCACACCCGGGTAATTCCTCCTCCCAGCAAAGTCACGCCTCATCCAGTCAGTCCCAAAACCTCAAAGACACACATGTGCTCTTCATCGCCAGGCAGGTCCTCACAGGAAGGACTGACATTCTGTCAGTGGAGCCCATTGTGGCTGTGAGCTGA